Within the Polymorphobacter megasporae genome, the region CGCGACGCGCTGGCGCTGGCCGCCCGAGAGCTGCGCCGGAAAGCGCTTGCCCATGCCGGGAAGCTGGATCAGCGTCAGCAGCTCCTCCACGCGCGCGGCGATATCCTTGGCGGCAGGCCGCTCGCGGCGCGGCTTGACCGTCAGCCCGAAGCCGATGTTGTCGGCGACGCTCATGTGTCGGAACAAGGCGTAATGCTGGAAGACGAAGCCGACCTCGCGCTCGCGCGCCGGGCGGTTGCCGACGTCCACCCCGTCGAAGGCGATGCTCCCGGAGTCGGGGAAATCGAGGCCGCCGATGACGCGGAGCAAGGTCGTCTTGCCCGATCCCGACGGCCCGAGCAGCGCGAGGAATTCGCCGGGGCGGACGTCGAGGCTGACCTCGTTCAAGGCCGCGAATGCGCCGAAGCGCTTGACCAGACCGTCGACCGAAACCGTCAATGCCCGGCCCCCGCCAGTTGGTCGCGGAAGCGCCATTCGAGAAGCGACTTCGCCACCAACGTCACCAGCGCGAGACCGGCGAGGATCGAGGCGACGGCGAAGGCGGCGACATAATTATATTCATTGTACAGGATCTCGATGTGGAGCGGCAGGGTGTTGGTCAGCCCGCGAATATGCCCGCTGACGACCGATACCGCGCCGAATTCGCCCATCGCCCGGGCGTTGCACAGCAGCACGCCGTACAGCAATCCCCAGCGGATATTCGGCAGCGTGACGTGCCAGAAGGTCTGCAGCCCCGACGCGCCGAGCGAGCGCGCCGCCTCTTCGTCGGTCCGGCCCTGCTCCTGCATCAGCGGGATCAACTCGCGCGCAACGAAGGGAAAGGTGACGAATACCGTCGCCAGCACGATGCCGGGGACCGCGAAGACGATCTGGATATCGTGCTCGCGCAGCCACGGCCCGAGCCAGCCCTGGAGCCCAAACAGCAGGACATAGATCAGCCCCGACACGACGGGCGACACCGACAGCGGCAGGTCGATCAGCGTGATCAGGACGCTTTTGTAGCGGAAGTCGAACTTGGTGATCGCCCACGACGCCGCGAGCCCGAAGACGATGTTGAGCGGAACCGCGATCGCGGCGACGATCAGCGTCAGGCGCATCGCCGCGAGCGCGTCCTTTTCGCCGATCGCGGTCTGGAACGCGGCGATCCCCTTGGCGAACGCTCCGGCGAAGACCGCGGCGAGCGGCAGCGCAAGGTTGACCAGCAGGAACGCGAGCGCGACGCCGATCAGCGCCCACCGCACCCAAGCTGGTTCGGAGACGCCCGGCTTCATTCCGGCGCCATCCGCTTGCGGTCCCACGCCTGGAGCAGGTTGATCGCGAACAGCACCGCGAACGACGCCGTCAGCATCGTCGCGGCGATCGCCGTGGCCCCGGCATAATTATATTGTTCGAGCTGCTGGACGATCAGCAGCGGCGCGATCTCCGAGCGGTAGGGCAGGTTCCCGGCGATGAAGATCACCGAGCCATATTCGCCGACCCCGCGCGCGAAGGCGAGCGCGAAGCCGGTCGCGAGCGATGGCAGGATCGCGGTCAGGATGACGCGGAGAAAGGTCTGGCGGCGGCCCGCACCGAGGCTCGCAGCGGCCTCCTCGACGTCGTGGCCGAGGTCGGCAAGGACCGGCTCGACGGTGCGAACGACGAACGGCAGGCCGATGAAGGTCAGCGCGACGACGACGCCCAGTGGCTCGAACGCGACCTTGACCCCGAGCGGCGCGAGCAGGCCGCCAATCCAGCCGTTCGGCGCGTAGAGCGCGGTCAGGGCGATGCCGGCAACCGCGGTTGGCAGCGCGAACGGCAGGTCGACGAGCGCGCCGACGACGCGCTTGCCGGGGAAGTCGTAGCGGACCAACACCCACGCGACGATCAGCCCGAAGACGCTGTTGATCGCCGCCGCGATCGCCGCCGCGCCGAAGCTCAGCCGGTACGCGAGCAGCGCGCGCCGCGACAGCGCCACCGCGACATATTCGTCCCAGCCCAATCCGGCGGTCTTGATGAAGATTGCCGACAGTGGAATCAGGACGATGATGCACAGATAGAAGACGGTGAAGCCGAAGGTCAGGCCGAAGCCCGGAATGATCGACCGCCGCCGGATCATTTTCAGCGTTTGGCCGCTTCGAAGATCTGGTCGAACATCCCGCCGTCGGCGAAATGGACCGCCTGCGTCTTCGCCCAGCCGCCGAAATTGCGGTCGATCGTGAACATCTGGACCGGCTTGAACGCGGCGGCGTATTTCGCCGCGACCGCCGGATCGCGCGGCCGGTAGAAGTCCTTCGCGATGATCTCCTGCGCGGTCGGGGTGTAGAGATAGTTCAGATACGCCTCGGCGACCTTGCGGGTGCCGTGCTTGTCGACGTTCTTGTCGATCACCGCGACGGGGGGCTCGGCGAGGACACTGACCGATGGCGTGACGATCTCGAACGCGTCGCCGCCGGCCTCGCGGGTCGCGAGATACGCCTCATTCTCCCACGCGAGGAGGACGTCGCCCTGCCCGCGCTGGACGAAGGTCGTCGTCGACCCGCGCGCGCCCGAATCGAGGACGGGAACATTGTGATAGAGCTTCGTCACAAAGTCCTTCGCCTTCGCCGCACCCAGCGTCTTCGTCGCATAGCCCCACGCCGCGAGATAGTTCCACCGCGCTCCGCCGCTCGACTTGGGGTTGGGCGTAATTACCGCGACGCCGGGCTTCACGAGGTCGTTCCAGTCGTGGATGCCCTTCGGATTGCCCTTCCGCACGAGGAAGACGATCGTCGAATAATACGGCGTCGAATTGTTCGGCAGGCGCTTCTGCCATGCCGCCGGGAGCAGCTTCGCCTTGTCGGCGATCTCGTCAATGTCATAGGCGAGCGCGAGCGTGACGACGTCGGCCTCGAGCCCGTCGATCACCGACCGCGCCTGCTTGCCCGATCCGCCGTGCGACTGGTTGATCGTGACGACGTCGCCGGTCTTCGCCTGCCACGCCTTGGCGAACGCCGCGTCGACGTCCTTGTACAGCTCGCGCGTCGGGTCGTAGCTGACGTTGAGCAAAGTCACCGGCGCGGCGCGAACCGGGGCGGTCACCGCGGCGACCGCAAGCAGTACCGTCAATCCGATTATCGCGCGCATCGTCGCCTCCCGCAGGTCGTTACCGGGACACAACGTATCTCTACCCGGTAACTAGGCAATCGACCAAAATATTCGTCGCGCTAAAGCTGCGCTACGCCGCTTCCGCGCCGATGGTGCGGCGGCCTGCGCTCAGGCGGCTTCGCGCCGTTCGACCATGTCGGCAAGCGTCGTCCCATCGAGGATCGACGCGGTGCCTTCGCGGACGGTCAGCATGACCTTGCGGATCACGCACGTCGCCTCGTCGTAGCAGTCGGCGCAGCGGTGGTATTTGGTCAGGCTGACGCACGGCACCAGCGCGAGCGGCCCTTCGATCGTGCGGATGATCTCGCCGAAGCTGATCGCGCGCGGTGCGCGGGCGAGGCGGTAGCCGCCCATCTTGCCGCGATAGCTCGCGACGAGCCCGGCGTTCTTGAGGTCGAGCAGGATGATCTCGAGAAACTTGCGCGGCAGTTTCTGGTCGGAGGCGATGACGCTGATCGGCACAGGGGCGACGCTGCCGGTACGGGCGAGGAAAATCAAAGCGCGCAGCGCGTAACGGGATCTTTGGGTCAACATCGGTACATCGCGGTAATGCACCCGCTCGCCCGCCAAAACAAGCTTTTCACGTCACAGCGCGTGGTATCCCGGGCACGCCGACTCCGCATTCGAGCGCGTCGCGGTCCCACCCGCCAAGGTCGGCGGCGGCCGCATAGGTCGACTGGAGAAACTCCATGATCGCGGCGTCGGGATCGGCGGCGGCACTGACGTCGTCGTAGCGCAGGATGAACTCACCAAGGCCGCCGTCGAACTGCGCGGCGGCAGGCGCGACCGTCGCGCCGGCGAAGCCATCGGGCGCGGGATAGGCGTAGGAATAGAAAGCGGGATGCGGATAGGCGTCGCTTCCCGGCCAGAACCCCGCGCTCGATTCCTCGTGGCTGTACGCTTCGCGTGCCACGTCGAGCGGCAGGCCGGGACCGCCCGGGTGAAGCGGCGCGCGGCGGCCGGAGAAGCGGGTGACGGCAAGGTCGAAGCTGCCCCAGAAGAAATGGACCGGGCTCGCCTTGCCGAGGAAGCAGGTGCGGAACGCCTTGAACACCGTGTCGATGCGGACGAGCGCGCGGTGGAAGTTGCGCGCCGCGGCGGCATCGTACGGACGGACCGCGTGGTCGTCGCTGAAGCGGACCGCGTCGGGCATTTCGCTCGGCGCCTGGTCGATCGTGACCTCGATGCCGAGGTCGGCGAGCGCGACCATCACCGCTGCGTAGAACGCCGCTATCAATCCCGCTTCGAGCGCGATGACCCGCTCGCCGCCGTCGCTGCACGACACCAGCAGCGTCGCCGCAAGCAGGTCGAAGTCGATCTGGAAGCTCCGCGCTCCCGCCGGGATCGACGACGTCGTCAGCCCGCGCGGCGTGACGTAGAGCGCGACGTGCCAGCTATGGTTGAGCCACGGCGACAGCGTCAGCCGCACCTTGCCCGCGACCTGCGTCATCAACTGGAGGTGCAACGCGGTCTCGCGCCATGCGGGCCAATCGAGCGTCGGCCACGGCGTCGTTTTGTCGGTCATCGCTAACGCGTCCCCCGGTGCAGCGCTTCTGGACCTGAAATGCACGGCGAAATAAGCCTGTCCTACACGCTGCCGCTCTGTCTAGGCTCGGCAGATGAGTTTGACGACTGCCCCTTTCGGCCGTGCCGTTCGACTGGAACGATGCGTGGAGAGTGTGTTTCGATTGAACGTGGCGTCAGGTTCGTCAACTTCGTCAAGCTGGCCTGACACTATCCATCAGCATAGGCACCTCCGACTCGGGTCGGCCGATATGCCCTTGCGACGCGCGTTCCGAGCAAAGCTTGACATGTTGCACCGCAGCAGCGATATGCGCGGCGCGTCAACGGACCCGTCCGTTCGGCGGGGTGCGTGATCAGCCGGGTTCCGGCGCAGGCCCCGACCTCAGGCGCAGCCAACCAAGGCTACCCATATCACGCGGGTCGTCGAACGAGCCCGCGCTCGTTTGCCGATGTCCGGTAAGCGATTGTCGTGCGGCTCCTCCGCCCACGAAAGACTATTTTCCAATGACTTACTTCTCCGACTTCGGCCTTGCCGAGCCGATCTGCCGCGCGCTCGAAGCCAAGGGCTATACCGAGCCGACGCCGATCCAGACGCAGGCGATCCCGGTCGTCATGGCCAATCGCGACCTCTGCGGTATCGCCCAGACCGGTACCGGCAAGACCGCCGCCTTCGCTTTGCCGACGATCGACAAGCTCGCCAAGGCCCCCAAGGCGCTGACCCGCGGCGGCGTCCGCGCCCTCGTC harbors:
- the cysT gene encoding sulfate ABC transporter permease subunit CysT, with translation MIRRRSIIPGFGLTFGFTVFYLCIIVLIPLSAIFIKTAGLGWDEYVAVALSRRALLAYRLSFGAAAIAAAINSVFGLIVAWVLVRYDFPGKRVVGALVDLPFALPTAVAGIALTALYAPNGWIGGLLAPLGVKVAFEPLGVVVALTFIGLPFVVRTVEPVLADLGHDVEEAAASLGAGRRQTFLRVILTAILPSLATGFALAFARGVGEYGSVIFIAGNLPYRSEIAPLLIVQQLEQYNYAGATAIAATMLTASFAVLFAINLLQAWDRKRMAPE
- the cysW gene encoding sulfate ABC transporter permease subunit CysW translates to MKPGVSEPAWVRWALIGVALAFLLVNLALPLAAVFAGAFAKGIAAFQTAIGEKDALAAMRLTLIVAAIAVPLNIVFGLAASWAITKFDFRYKSVLITLIDLPLSVSPVVSGLIYVLLFGLQGWLGPWLREHDIQIVFAVPGIVLATVFVTFPFVARELIPLMQEQGRTDEEAARSLGASGLQTFWHVTLPNIRWGLLYGVLLCNARAMGEFGAVSVVSGHIRGLTNTLPLHIEILYNEYNYVAAFAVASILAGLALVTLVAKSLLEWRFRDQLAGAGH
- a CDS encoding sulfate ABC transporter substrate-binding protein, whose protein sequence is MRAIIGLTVLLAVAAVTAPVRAAPVTLLNVSYDPTRELYKDVDAAFAKAWQAKTGDVVTINQSHGGSGKQARSVIDGLEADVVTLALAYDIDEIADKAKLLPAAWQKRLPNNSTPYYSTIVFLVRKGNPKGIHDWNDLVKPGVAVITPNPKSSGGARWNYLAAWGYATKTLGAAKAKDFVTKLYHNVPVLDSGARGSTTTFVQRGQGDVLLAWENEAYLATREAGGDAFEIVTPSVSVLAEPPVAVIDKNVDKHGTRKVAEAYLNYLYTPTAQEIIAKDFYRPRDPAVAAKYAAAFKPVQMFTIDRNFGGWAKTQAVHFADGGMFDQIFEAAKR
- a CDS encoding DUF5996 family protein, whose product is MTDKTTPWPTLDWPAWRETALHLQLMTQVAGKVRLTLSPWLNHSWHVALYVTPRGLTTSSIPAGARSFQIDFDLLAATLLVSCSDGGERVIALEAGLIAAFYAAVMVALADLGIEVTIDQAPSEMPDAVRFSDDHAVRPYDAAAARNFHRALVRIDTVFKAFRTCFLGKASPVHFFWGSFDLAVTRFSGRRAPLHPGGPGLPLDVAREAYSHEESSAGFWPGSDAYPHPAFYSYAYPAPDGFAGATVAPAAAQFDGGLGEFILRYDDVSAAADPDAAIMEFLQSTYAAAADLGGWDRDALECGVGVPGIPRAVT
- a CDS encoding RrF2 family transcriptional regulator, whose product is MLTQRSRYALRALIFLARTGSVAPVPISVIASDQKLPRKFLEIILLDLKNAGLVASYRGKMGGYRLARAPRAISFGEIIRTIEGPLALVPCVSLTKYHRCADCYDEATCVIRKVMLTVREGTASILDGTTLADMVERREAA